The DNA window CAGGGACAATTCACCCGAATGGTGGTGATGTTTGTGGAAATGGGcgtggaaatatttttgtttggtcactcgatagatattgaagaaaaatacattaaatacATTAATAGCTTCCGAACTGTGGAAGTTTTTGATGCTTTGTGCGGTTTGCAGGCGTGGTACACCGggataacaaacttgcgatgCACTGGAACCCCAAGAGTCCGTATGCTTAATCCCACCTCTCTTGCTCATGGTTTCCGAGATTACAGCGTTTACACAGAAAAATGGGCAGACAGACATATCCTGAGACTAGTGCTCCTGATCGcagtatatactttatagtaTAGAGTCCGTATGCTTAATCCCACCTCTCTTGCTCATGGTTTCCGAGATTACAGCGTTTACACAGAAAAATGGGCAGACAGACATATCCTGAGACTAGTGCTCCTGATCGcagtatatactttatagtaTAGAGTCCGTATGCTTAATCCCACCTCTGGCTGATGGTTTCCGAGATTACAGCGTTTACACAGAAAAatggacagacagacatatcCTGAGACTAGTGCTCCTAATCGcagtatatactttattgggtCAGAAACGCTCCCttctaatttttatttatcctcctactctacgagtaacaatCTGCTAAAATGTGGGCGTTTAGAGATTGACCCGGTTGGCAAATGTGATAAATATGAACCTAAGTCTGAAAGGGTCGGAAATGCTTTCAGTAATAACGTAGCTGGCCGTCCGTCGAAAGATATTTATTACCCCATTTTTAGGAGTGACCACCGTCACAAAGAGTATTCCTATTTCGTCCTAAAAGCTTGTAGAGCTCCGTTAAGAATTGCACAAATATATCTATTGAAACCACTAGGAATTGATTCATCTCAAGCAGTTTCTTCGATTTACTGGTTGATATACTAGAAGACTTACTTTTCCTCGCCGTAGGACATCTGCGGATATTGTAAACTCCATTTCCTCGGCACCAGGGGCCAGGATGATCAGTGCGCTCTTGGCTTCCTGAGTGGCTTTGTATCTGGCCACGAAATTGGCGTGCTGATACAGTCGCCCCTTTCCGAATGATCTTCTAAGAACAGACAACATGCTAGCCCGTTTCTCAAAAAGCAAGTCGAATTTttagttaaatatattttattgaacaAAAATGAATTGTATATGctgttttcttattttaaacGCAAACTGAAatcgtttttgttttgtaagGGATGGGTTGATTTTGTGTGTTTAGAAATCAGATTTAAAACAAAGCCGCAAAACttgataaaaataattgtaatttgttttaaaacctAAAGATTTTGTTAAATATAATTGTGTTCTTTTTAACTTAATTGAGtttgttgatttttgtttaatgGTATTTTGTATTGAAGCGCTTATAACTAATTGTTTGACAGCTTGACATAATTCTATCGAAAAGATCATAAACTTTCAATAAATTGCAAATGTCACAAACACTTAATTTGGTTTTGTCTTGTTACATACATAATTTTGTGGAAAAATGTCGTTTACGTCGTATTTTAAGTCACATTAAAAACTGGTTTGATTTGTATTCGTCATTAAActtgattttttgttttctaataacatttaaaaagaTCACCAAAGTTACAGATTTCCCATATTACGTTGCTCACGTTgcttatttttctttatcatTATGTTGATGTATTTTGTTTACTCCGCTTAGATTAGAACTaataatatgtattttattgaTTAATTACCCGGCATTTTggttgattttttaaagtaaggGATGTACCAGATTATCTCATTAATCTTAACGCACGAATAAGTGTTATTATCATATTGATTTTGCTAGTCGAATTTCAGCTAAGGTTATCTGATTTGATTCGTATTTGGAACACTACGTCGAGAGTGTTGAGTGTGTAGCTATGGGGATCGCGCGAGTGGTCTGGCTTAAGTGGGACTCTGGGACCATTTGGAAGAGTATAGAATACACACATATCATAAGTTAGTTAGTCAAATATAACGTTTAATTGCTTGGAGTTAGACCGTCACTTCTTGAAATCTCGTTAATTGTGGCATATAATTTAATCGATTTagatttgtatttttatttccttTAGGAAGAGTTGTGCAAGTTTCTGTTCTAGCTTCGATTTCGATCTGATTATATATCTAGGTATATATCTATATTTGTTGTATATAATTGTAGACATCTATAAACGGCACATTTATAAGTAATATGTAGAAACAATGCGTCCCAATTCTATTTCTTAATCATCCGCTTTCCTCTTCATTTTCTcgttttttcatttttttttcgatttatctttattttaaagctcAATTGAATTTTGACAGATAAAAATGTGAACATCCCGGATATTTGTAATTACTTTGGGCCTTAACTCTGAGCAGAACATAGGTTGGAAATGATATCTAAGGCGTTTTACGGTCTCCAACcttctaaacattttttagcTGCACGACACTGAAGAAACCATTGAAATTGTAGCGTGTGTGAGTTTCTGGGGGAAAATCGGAGTTCTCCAGTTTACGATATATACCTATATTTACGCGTGTATATAGGGACAATTCTTACAGCCCATTTTATTGGATGGGAGATAGCAGCTTGTTATTGGCATTTTAATTAAGTGATTAAGGGGTATTCCGTCAGTATTACGATTTTTCTTTGCGAGTAGTTAAAGCTTTGGACTTTCTCATGTATTGTGTTGGTAAAGTAAAttattgttaaatattttgctcaTTTTAAAACTACGAGATGCATTCATTGTCGGCACACATTTCAGCTTCAGCTTAAACTAATTGAATATATAATGTAAATGTTGGTACTGTCTGGGCGATCTCAATTCGACCCCCAAATCGCGAACTCCTTTGCATTGTTTCGTTTTCGATATTGCTTAGAACtaaaattgatttttgttttgcttcgGGTTTCATTAagtattaagaaataaatttaaaattttaatccCTTGTGTAGAAACGTTActacaaaaaacaaatggaaaatgaataATTACAATTTAAGAAGTCAACAAATACACCCACCCTTTGATTGCACAGCCCCACAAAATGTTAATCGCTTCTAAACTCAGCACTAAAATGGGGAAATAAATATCAGATGTCCGTAAAGACCCTAGCTTGAAAAGCTAGATGAACATGATGCACTGTTCCTAGCCGATAAATAATCAGTGACCTTGGCGTTAAAATCAAAAACCAAGCATCATTTAATTTAGTGTAAAAACCTCATAAACATCTTACTTTATAAATGATTTGTCTGGTGCTTTCATTTAAACAGGTATTAAAAAAACAGATTGgtttttgtaaaaataattGGATTTTTTTGGATTGAGAACTAATTGGAAAGATCATTCTAATTCCTAATATTTTGTACCAATCCTTTGAGTATAACTTATCTTAGCTTGCACTCGAGAAGTCGGCCCTTAAGTAACTGTAGTGACGAATTACTGAAATCTCAAGTGACTTGAAATCATTTGTAGTTTccttttaaatgaaattaaatccAATGAGATTTCTAAGAGTTTGATTAAACATTTTGACGGACTGTGACAATCtctccaattttttttttaatgtatttttttagGAATACCAACTAATTTGTAAGTGCGGTAAATGATTAAAACTATGCATATAGATTTATATATTATGTATTTTATAATGCTCACATAATGTATACGATTGGCAAAACAACTTGCAAACTTGGAAACTAGGTCTAAATTAAAGGATCTGTAAAGGATGTACACAATTATAAATAAGGTTCGGCCCGGGAGATTCGAAGGAAATCTTCCTCTCCCGCACCGCATAAATAACAACTCATCATAATGTTAACTTGAACTGTGTCCTCGATATAGTACAATTACTAAGCATAGGTCTCATATTgatattgtttgtttgttgttgcttgttgaTTTTGGCGAAACTAAAACTACtttgtaaaatattgaaatgtaGTTGCCACCTCTCTCCGGGGGACGGTGGAGAAGAGTTACCTTGTTTATATTACCCGTACACCACTTTGCTCTAAAGTTAATTAATTCGAAATTACAATTAAAAGCAGGCCTGTTCGCGATCTGTTTGCCCATTCGAAGAATCAACATGAAGAAATCAACAAATTTCGTTacgcttttaaaaaaatataaggtaCAACTAAATATCGTTAGGCTAAGGGTGGGAGATACATAAATAAGAGGACATTGAGTGATATGCTTTGGACTCGGGGAGGGGAGAAGTTCGGAGTCTGATTGTGTGTGCATACAAGGGGATGAACTAAACACTAACATAAAATATCAGCACTGCAAACGTATCTGCTACCGCGTTATTTGcacttttgaatttaagtatTCTATATTGTTACAGTTCCATTCCGCATTTTTCTTGCTTTGTAAAAACTTTAAACGTTAGTTCTAGGCTTAGGTATGTATATATTAGGCTCCGCTTTATAAGTATAGCTATTGTTTTGACCAAAAGTTTGTCCCTTGTTGAAATTGCATTTCTCGTTATTCCGCCGCGCTCTCATTGTCCATACATCTGATCTGGCATACTCTGTTTTTTTGGTAGAGCCCAACTTACAAACTATTAAATGTTCTTGCTTGGTTTAATCTGCGCCCTAGTTATTGAAGTATTTCATTAGTACATGCTAAGTTGTGTCTACACTCTTTCAATGCTTGTCGCTTTAATGTCGTTTgtggtttttgtttataatttggTGGTGGTCTTCGTTCACAGTACAGAGAATCCGAGTGGTTGGTGTTCTTGTGGTGTTTGCTGTGTGAGTCGATCAGCAACGTATTCATTTTGTATACTAAAAACCTTTGGTTGTATGCATTCATTCATATTCATTCATCATGTCTTCATTTCGTATCgtgtaaaaatatattgtacaATTTAATCGTAATTTCTATTACAAAAGTTGTCTCTCTCTCGTGTGATGactcttttaattttttgtgttctgGTGTTGGTTGGTGTTGCTGCCGTAGTTTTTGTTCCCTTTAGTTGATTTCCTATATTCTTTCAATTTGTTTGCTACGCTTGTTCTTGAGAAATCTCACATTTCGCTTTCCACTTCTTGTATTTTCCTTCGGTTGCGCAAACTTGTGCCTGACATTCGATTGCCTATTCCTATAATTTCTCACTTCGTGGCTATCTGCTTTGTGTGTGGATGAGTAAGTGGTGTTAGTAATTGTGTCTTTGTGGGATTTTCTTCTGCTTACTAAATAACATGCAAGATCTTCGTATTCTCGTTGGTTTTCTCTGATCGCGTTCTCTCAAAGTAAAATGTAACTTTAAACTAAATACTAAACTTCTAGCCTTGGCTTTCATCCGCTTTCTGATCGGGGGGAGGAAGGGGGAGTAGTTTATTCGAATCGAATTTCGAAACTGATTTTGTATTCCTTAGCTTTTTGGTGTTGGTAAATGGGGACGATACTTTTTAGGCAAAGTACATAACCTTCTTGGTGTCCGCGTGCACAGTGATGGCCCTGGCCATGGCGCCCGGCGTGCGATCCTCCGAACAGCCGCTCTGGTGCGAGCCCTCGCCCGAATCGTGCTCCTTCTCCACCAGATGGTACCTGCAAAACAAGAACACATGTAAGTACAAGCAATCCGGTATGCGGTCTCACGGCTTACCTGGCACGGAAGGCCACTAGATGGGCGTAGTAGGCCGGCGCCGGTATACTGACGGAACGGGTGCAGCGGACGTACGTGTGGCACAGCTGGTACGTGAGGCACTGCAGCTCGTCCGAGTCAAAGTGATTGTCGTCCCACAGAACGTGGTAATGCGAGGGGCGACTGGTGCCCTGAATGCCCTGATGGCTGCACAGATAGAAATCGAATTCGGTGGGATGTGTGATGCCCACATCGACGGTGGTGCCTGCGGGAATATTGCCCGATTTGCCGCTCTGCTCCTTTTTCTCGGCGCAGAAGAGACGCGTGTGATGGCGCTTCTGGACCACGATGAACGTGATGCCCGGTCGGTACTCTGGTTCAAGCTTAATGCAAGCCTCCCGGATGGCGGTCAACTCATGCTGCAAAACATGAGGGAACTGGCCCTCGGAGACACCGTCGCGGTATAGTATGATGCGGTGGGGCTTGTAGCCGCCCGTCGACTTGTAGAACATGATTAGCAACTCGCGGACCATGCTGCTCAGCTCCTGGATGATCTCCTGGCGGTGCTGCTGCACCCGAACGGTGGCTGCGTAGCGCGATGGATGGGCATCCATGGACCCCACGACGGCTGCAATCGATGGTTTCTTGTTGTCGCCAGCTGGTGGGTGGGTCACATCAGCACCCAAAAATATAACCGGCTCGTTAAAGACCTTTGGTCGGATGGACGGCACCAGGATCGAATTAATGCCACCCAACTTGACGTTGATCTTAAGACACAGGTTAGACAGCGTCTGCGGCGATGTCTTGTTTACGTTCTTGGCCTGCACACACTGGGTGGCCATGCCGAGCACTGTGTCGCCCACGCGCTTTACTTCGGCATACACCGGAGTCTTGCCCGGCAAGACCACAACGACGAGCTGCAATCCCGGAAATGTGATCTTCAGGTAGCGGAACATAGGCTCCACCTGATCCGGCCCAGTGGCATACTTGCAGAAGCACGGCTGGCCAATGATCGGCATGCCGGCATCGTTTGAGATCTTCTGCAGCTGCTGGGTGAAGTTACGCAGTGCATCCTCGCGCACAGTTCGCTGTGGGGCAAAACAGGCGATGGCCCAGATCCGGATCTCCACGCCAGTGAAGAACTGCTTGCCGCGCATATCCCATACGCCCTGGTTGGGCGAGGCCAAGCTCACCTTGTTCTGCGGCGGGAACAATTGCTGACCGGTTAGTCCGGTGGACACACGTCCCCCATACTGAAGCTTGGGCGGCGGGAGAACGCGTCCTCGCACTTCCATCATCGAATTGGAAATGGTCAGGCCGAACTCCTGCACGTATGAATCGTTGTTGAAGTCGGCGCGTTTCACCAAATTGTTGATCTCACGCTCGCGATCCGGAGCAGAACGGGCGGTGGCCTTGATCATGGTCGAGGTCTGCATGTCGGTGAGCTTCTTTATGCACCGCTGTCCAGCCACAATGTTGCACACTTCCAGAGGGAGGTATGTGTGCTTGTGCTCCTGACCCACCTGCAGGCAGGGCAAATGCGGATAGCGCAGTTTCATGCGGTATTTGTCCAAGAAGTACTTGGCCACAGTGCACTCTACGGTCTGTCCGTTCTCCAGCTGCAGAGGGAAGCTAAAATGGTGCACATAGACAGTTAGAAACAGTAGAAAGATTCGGAAACTGCATAATTCTTACGATTGCATCTGGGCAGGACGCCTGGTGACGTTGCACACACGGTACTTGCGACGCATCTGGCCGCAGTGGGTGATCTCGATCTTAAGACCCTTTATCTCCTTGGTAAACTTGACACGCTGCGAGTCGGTAAGCGGTTTACGTTGCTCGTTAATGTCGCGAATGTCCAACACCTCGCacataaaatcaatgactGGTTGAGCCTTGTAGAAAGCGGTGGCCGAGACTGACGGAGGTTCAATTATTAGTTTAAAAAAACAGGTAATTACAAGGACCTCAAACTCACCATCAATATTAAGCATCATTTT is part of the Drosophila subpulchrella strain 33 F10 #4 breed RU33 unplaced genomic scaffold, RU_Dsub_v1.1 Primary Assembly Seq24, whole genome shotgun sequence genome and encodes:
- the LOC119559401 gene encoding protein argonaute-2 isoform X3, which gives rise to MYPVGQQSQWTPSPTRPQSPSQAQTSFDTLTSPPAPGSSVNPTAVTSPSAQNVAAGGATVAGAAATAAQVASALGATTGSVTPAIATATPATQPDMPVFTCPRRPNLGREGRPIVLRANHFQVTMPRGYVHHYDINIQPDKCPRKVNREIIETMVHAYSKIFGVLKPVFDGRNNLYTRDPLPIGNERLELEVTLPGEGKDRIFRVTIKWQAQVSLFNLEEALEGRTRQIPYDAILALDVVMRHLPSMTYTPVGRSFFSSPDGYYHPLGGGREVWFGFHQSVRPSQWKMMLNIDVSATAFYKAQPVIDFMCEVLDIRDINEQRKPLTDSQRVKFTKEIKGLKIEITHCGQMRRKYRVCNVTRRPAQMQSFPLQLENGQTVECTVAKYFLDKYRMKLRYPHLPCLQVGQEHKHTYLPLEVCNIVAGQRCIKKLTDMQTSTMIKATARSAPDREREINNLVKRADFNNDSYVQEFGLTISNSMMEVRGRVLPPPKLQYGGRVSTGLTGQQLFPPQNKVSLASPNQGVWDMRGKQFFTGVEIRIWAIACFAPQRTVREDALRNFTQQLQKISNDAGMPIIGQPCFCKYATGPDQVEPMFRYLKITFPGLQLVVVVLPGKTPVYAEVKRVGDTVLGMATQCVQAKNVNKTSPQTLSNLCLKINVKLGGINSILVPSIRPKVFNEPVIFLGADVTHPPAGDNKKPSIAAVVGSMDAHPSRYAATVRVQQHRQEIIQELSSMVRELLIMFYKSTGGYKPHRIILYRDGVSEGQFPHVLQHELTAIREACIKLEPEYRPGITFIVVQKRHHTRLFCAEKKEQSGKSGNIPAGTTVDVGITHPTEFDFYLCSHQGIQGTSRPSHYHVLWDDNHFDSDELQCLTYQLCHTYVRCTRSVSIPAPAYYAHLVAFRARYHLVEKEHDSGEGSHQSGCSEDRTPGAMARAITVHADTKKVMYFA
- the LOC119559401 gene encoding protein argonaute-2 isoform X1, producing MSTERELAPGGPAQLHPHTLPLTFPDLQMTSAVGIIGKVYESQWTPSPTRPQSPSQAQTSFDTLTSPPAPGSSVNPTAVTSPSAQNVAAGGATVAGAAATAAQVASALGATTGSVTPAIATATPATQPDMPVFTCPRRPNLGREGRPIVLRANHFQVTMPRGYVHHYDINIQPDKCPRKVNREIIETMVHAYSKIFGVLKPVFDGRNNLYTRDPLPIGNERLELEVTLPGEGKDRIFRVTIKWQAQVSLFNLEEALEGRTRQIPYDAILALDVVMRHLPSMTYTPVGRSFFSSPDGYYHPLGGGREVWFGFHQSVRPSQWKMMLNIDVSATAFYKAQPVIDFMCEVLDIRDINEQRKPLTDSQRVKFTKEIKGLKIEITHCGQMRRKYRVCNVTRRPAQMQSFPLQLENGQTVECTVAKYFLDKYRMKLRYPHLPCLQVGQEHKHTYLPLEVCNIVAGQRCIKKLTDMQTSTMIKATARSAPDREREINNLVKRADFNNDSYVQEFGLTISNSMMEVRGRVLPPPKLQYGGRVSTGLTGQQLFPPQNKVSLASPNQGVWDMRGKQFFTGVEIRIWAIACFAPQRTVREDALRNFTQQLQKISNDAGMPIIGQPCFCKYATGPDQVEPMFRYLKITFPGLQLVVVVLPGKTPVYAEVKRVGDTVLGMATQCVQAKNVNKTSPQTLSNLCLKINVKLGGINSILVPSIRPKVFNEPVIFLGADVTHPPAGDNKKPSIAAVVGSMDAHPSRYAATVRVQQHRQEIIQELSSMVRELLIMFYKSTGGYKPHRIILYRDGVSEGQFPHVLQHELTAIREACIKLEPEYRPGITFIVVQKRHHTRLFCAEKKEQSGKSGNIPAGTTVDVGITHPTEFDFYLCSHQGIQGTSRPSHYHVLWDDNHFDSDELQCLTYQLCHTYVRCTRSVSIPAPAYYAHLVAFRARYHLVEKEHDSGEGSHQSGCSEDRTPGAMARAITVHADTKKVMYFA
- the LOC119559401 gene encoding protein argonaute-2 isoform X4; protein product: MYPVGQPPPAPGSSVNPTAVTSPSAQNVAAGGATVAGAAATAAQVASALGATTGSVTPAIATATPATQPDMPVFTCPRRPNLGREGRPIVLRANHFQVTMPRGYVHHYDINIQPDKCPRKVNREIIETMVHAYSKIFGVLKPVFDGRNNLYTRDPLPIGNERLELEVTLPGEGKDRIFRVTIKWQAQVSLFNLEEALEGRTRQIPYDAILALDVVMRHLPSMTYTPVGRSFFSSPDGYYHPLGGGREVWFGFHQSVRPSQWKMMLNIDVSATAFYKAQPVIDFMCEVLDIRDINEQRKPLTDSQRVKFTKEIKGLKIEITHCGQMRRKYRVCNVTRRPAQMQSFPLQLENGQTVECTVAKYFLDKYRMKLRYPHLPCLQVGQEHKHTYLPLEVCNIVAGQRCIKKLTDMQTSTMIKATARSAPDREREINNLVKRADFNNDSYVQEFGLTISNSMMEVRGRVLPPPKLQYGGRVSTGLTGQQLFPPQNKVSLASPNQGVWDMRGKQFFTGVEIRIWAIACFAPQRTVREDALRNFTQQLQKISNDAGMPIIGQPCFCKYATGPDQVEPMFRYLKITFPGLQLVVVVLPGKTPVYAEVKRVGDTVLGMATQCVQAKNVNKTSPQTLSNLCLKINVKLGGINSILVPSIRPKVFNEPVIFLGADVTHPPAGDNKKPSIAAVVGSMDAHPSRYAATVRVQQHRQEIIQELSSMVRELLIMFYKSTGGYKPHRIILYRDGVSEGQFPHVLQHELTAIREACIKLEPEYRPGITFIVVQKRHHTRLFCAEKKEQSGKSGNIPAGTTVDVGITHPTEFDFYLCSHQGIQGTSRPSHYHVLWDDNHFDSDELQCLTYQLCHTYVRCTRSVSIPAPAYYAHLVAFRARYHLVEKEHDSGEGSHQSGCSEDRTPGAMARAITVHADTKKVMYFA
- the LOC119559401 gene encoding protein argonaute-2 isoform X2, whose translation is MSTERELAPGGPAQLHPHTLPLTFPDLQMTSAVGIIGKVYAPPAPGSSVNPTAVTSPSAQNVAAGGATVAGAAATAAQVASALGATTGSVTPAIATATPATQPDMPVFTCPRRPNLGREGRPIVLRANHFQVTMPRGYVHHYDINIQPDKCPRKVNREIIETMVHAYSKIFGVLKPVFDGRNNLYTRDPLPIGNERLELEVTLPGEGKDRIFRVTIKWQAQVSLFNLEEALEGRTRQIPYDAILALDVVMRHLPSMTYTPVGRSFFSSPDGYYHPLGGGREVWFGFHQSVRPSQWKMMLNIDVSATAFYKAQPVIDFMCEVLDIRDINEQRKPLTDSQRVKFTKEIKGLKIEITHCGQMRRKYRVCNVTRRPAQMQSFPLQLENGQTVECTVAKYFLDKYRMKLRYPHLPCLQVGQEHKHTYLPLEVCNIVAGQRCIKKLTDMQTSTMIKATARSAPDREREINNLVKRADFNNDSYVQEFGLTISNSMMEVRGRVLPPPKLQYGGRVSTGLTGQQLFPPQNKVSLASPNQGVWDMRGKQFFTGVEIRIWAIACFAPQRTVREDALRNFTQQLQKISNDAGMPIIGQPCFCKYATGPDQVEPMFRYLKITFPGLQLVVVVLPGKTPVYAEVKRVGDTVLGMATQCVQAKNVNKTSPQTLSNLCLKINVKLGGINSILVPSIRPKVFNEPVIFLGADVTHPPAGDNKKPSIAAVVGSMDAHPSRYAATVRVQQHRQEIIQELSSMVRELLIMFYKSTGGYKPHRIILYRDGVSEGQFPHVLQHELTAIREACIKLEPEYRPGITFIVVQKRHHTRLFCAEKKEQSGKSGNIPAGTTVDVGITHPTEFDFYLCSHQGIQGTSRPSHYHVLWDDNHFDSDELQCLTYQLCHTYVRCTRSVSIPAPAYYAHLVAFRARYHLVEKEHDSGEGSHQSGCSEDRTPGAMARAITVHADTKKVMYFA